One Chromobacterium paludis genomic window carries:
- the glmM gene encoding phosphoglucosamine mutase — translation MSRKYFGTDGVRGEVGKFPITPEFVMKLGYAAGRVLVNHDQAHRPTVLIGKDTRISGYMLEAALQAGFTAAGVNVLLTGPLPTPGIAYLTRALRLEAGVVISASHNPFHDNGIKFFAEGGKKLDDALELEIEAMLDLPMATNPSLELGRARRIEGAADRYIEFCKSTFPNEMSLKGLKLVVDCAHGATYHIAPKVFHELGAELVEIGCDPNGYNINDRVGATYPKTLQMAVLEHQADFGIALDGDGDRLIMVDAAGRVYDGDQLIYVIAKARAARGALKGGVVGTVMTNMAMELALQKQGVPFGRAKVGDRYVLEMLHADGWQVGGEASGHILCLDKHSTGDGIISSLQVLAAVRELGLSLAEICADWQPFPQTLINVRHNGCDWKAAAATPLAEAETALSGRGRVVLRPSGTEPVVRVMVEADDKALADTWAREIAKAIEAVA, via the coding sequence ATGAGTCGCAAATATTTCGGCACCGATGGCGTGCGCGGCGAGGTCGGCAAATTCCCGATTACGCCTGAATTCGTGATGAAGCTCGGTTATGCCGCCGGGCGCGTATTGGTCAACCATGACCAGGCGCACCGTCCGACGGTGCTGATAGGCAAGGACACCCGCATCTCCGGCTACATGCTGGAAGCCGCTCTGCAGGCTGGCTTTACCGCGGCCGGGGTCAACGTGCTGCTGACCGGCCCGCTGCCGACGCCAGGCATCGCCTATTTGACGCGCGCGCTGCGCCTGGAGGCCGGCGTGGTGATCTCGGCCTCGCATAATCCATTCCACGATAACGGCATCAAGTTCTTCGCCGAAGGCGGCAAGAAACTGGACGACGCGCTGGAGCTGGAAATCGAGGCCATGCTGGACCTGCCCATGGCAACCAATCCGTCGTTGGAGTTGGGACGCGCTCGCCGCATCGAAGGCGCGGCAGACCGCTACATCGAATTCTGCAAGAGCACCTTCCCCAACGAGATGAGCCTGAAGGGCTTGAAACTGGTGGTGGACTGCGCGCATGGCGCGACGTACCACATCGCGCCCAAGGTGTTCCATGAACTGGGCGCGGAGCTGGTGGAAATCGGCTGCGACCCCAACGGCTACAACATCAACGACCGCGTCGGCGCGACTTATCCGAAAACGCTGCAGATGGCGGTGTTGGAGCACCAGGCCGATTTCGGCATCGCGCTGGACGGCGACGGCGACCGCCTGATCATGGTGGACGCGGCCGGCCGCGTCTATGACGGCGACCAGCTGATCTATGTCATCGCCAAGGCCCGCGCGGCGCGCGGCGCGCTGAAGGGCGGCGTGGTGGGCACGGTGATGACCAATATGGCGATGGAGCTGGCGCTGCAGAAGCAAGGCGTGCCGTTTGGCCGAGCCAAGGTGGGCGACCGTTACGTGCTGGAAATGCTGCATGCCGACGGCTGGCAGGTGGGCGGCGAAGCCTCCGGCCACATCTTGTGCCTGGATAAGCACAGCACCGGCGACGGCATCATTTCCAGCCTGCAAGTGCTGGCCGCGGTGCGGGAGCTGGGCCTGAGCCTGGCCGAGATCTGCGCCGACTGGCAACCGTTTCCGCAAACGCTGATCAATGTGCGCCACAATGGCTGCGACTGGAAAGCCGCCGCCGCCACGCCGCTGGCGGAAGCGGAAACCGCGCTGAGCGGCCGCGGCCGCGTGGTGTTGCGCCCGTCCGGCACGGAGCCCGTGGTGCGGGTGATGGTGGAAGCCGACGACAAGGCCTTGGCCGATACCTGGGCGCGGGAGATTGCGAAAGCGATCGAGGCGGTGGCCTGA